In Saccharomyces eubayanus strain FM1318 chromosome VI, whole genome shotgun sequence, the DNA window ATATCGTACGCCGKCTCCTCCACCCTTGTTGCAATCGGTTGAAGCTCACAATTCAACCAGTCGTGTGTGTCTATAATTTCGTGAACTCTATCGAGGCCCAGTCTTTCTCCATACTCGTTATGACCAATGGTTGCTCTTGATTTGGTCCAGTTTATAAATTCGATGACGTTGGTAAAACCATTGTTCCACGCTTCGTTTAACCCGTCGATTTCGTCTTGCTCCACTTCTTCATTAATGTTTACTACTACAATGAATGTATTGGGATGCAAGACACCCAGGAGTGGCTGTAAGAACTCTTGGGGATTTATTAATTTGTTATCTGTTAAGAGAATTATTCCTGCCATGACATTCCGAAGTGGCTCACATTCCGGCGTGACAAAATCCTTCATCCATTCCGGTAGACTTGCGAAAGAGTCTATATACAAGTCGAAAGAGGTCTTATAGTATTTATTTTCCCAGGTTTGACTCTTGACTATTGTGGCGCTTGTGGTATTGTAGTGGAATAAGTCCTTCAAAAGTTGCGTTTGTGAAAAGATATGCGAGTCGTGCGATAGCACTAGTATTTTATTCTGCGGGTATTGATAATCGTCCATTGCAGATTGGGTGTCCCTAAAGTTATTGTCGATTCTGGTGCGGTTGGTTTTGCTTCACTCTCTAGTTTCTGCTTTttcgttattttttgaaactcgAATGGAAATTAAATGGCATAAAACGTACACATATACATACtcatacatatatatataaacaagCTTAGTTTTCTGGCGATTCAGCGTAGTACTGCAAGTAAGCAGCCATAGTTTTCATACCGCCAATAAAGTTGGAAATATCCAACTTCTCGTTGATTGAATGGGCACCGTCATCACCTCTACCCATTGGTAACAGCAAGACACTTGTCTTCAAGGCCTTTTCAAAGGTCAAAGTAATTGGGATAGAGCCACCCTCTCTGGTGAAATCAGGATCAACGCCGTAGACCAACTTGGTGGCCTTCTTGGCAGCGGTAAATTGAGCATTGAATGGATCCGAAACCCAGTAGGCACCATCATGAATTAGTTCAGTCCTACATTTGTTTGGGGAGCCCAACGACTTGAATTTGGCATCACAGTGCTTTTGAACCAAAGAGGTCAGTCTTTCAGAGTCCATGTCTGGAACCGTTCTGATAGAGAATTTACCAAAGACCTTTGCTGGGATGACAGTCTTCGCACCTTGAGCGGAAAAGGCACCTTCTACACCATGAATGGATAATGAAGGGTATCTCCATCTATGCATCAAGATgtcttccttcttttcgtACAAACTAGTCTTGGAGCCGGTAGCAGCGTTCAACTCTTCTACGCTGAATTCTATATCCTTGTATAGggccttttccttttcagtCAAAGGAGCAACCATTTCATCAATACCGTCAACCAAGATTTTACCCTTGGAATCTACAAGAGAACCCAAGACGCGCATCAAGTCGATCATTGGTTCGGCGACAACACCCCCAAAGATACCGGAGTGCAAATCAGCGCCTGGACCTTCAATGATAGTTTGATAGTAGTTGCAACCCCTTAGACCGTAAGTCAAAACAGGTTTCTTGGTGCCTAGCCAATAATTATCGGAGATGCAGACAGCGTCCACGCCTTTGAAGTAGCCAGTGGCTTCCTTTTCGATCAGTTCATCCAGTTTTAAAGAACCACTTTCCTCCATACCTTCGAAACAGGTGACCAGGTTAACGGGGAACTCTTTCCCGGATGCACTGAACGCTTCCACAACGTTGATCCAGGACAACAATGGACCAGTGTCATCGGTGATCCCTCTACCTTTCATAATGCCATTAGCTTCATCAATAATCAGCTTAAAGGGCTCAGTATCCCAACCGTCGTCCAATTGAGCAGGCTGGACATCATAATGACCATATACTAATACGGTCTTCTTCGCAGGGTCGTTGCCGAACCTAGACAGGATCACAGGTGGCAGAGACAAGTTGGGTGTAGCGATTGGTGGAGGCTGAATGCCCAGGTCCACCAACTTGATGTCATAGAACCCTGATTGGGACAATTGCTCGGAGATAAACTTGGCTTTTTCGAAAAGCTTAGGCCTTAATGATTCGTCTGAAGAAACCGCAGGGATTTGAATGGCCTTGGTCAGTCTGTTGAAGAACTGAGGCTTCAAGGCGTcgattttttggaaaactgaAGTCAGTGAGTGAGACATGCTTGTGGATGATGCTCTGGGGTAGTTTGGgcaataaacaaaatggTTGACTGATAAGAAAAACGGGTCGCTATTATACTgcagctttttttttgacacATTATTTCCTAAGCCGTTTTGAGCGACGAATATAAGGGATTTTGGCAAACAAATGCATAATATATTGGTCTGCCAAGAAGGATGGAATAAGTGCATCTGAGGGGGAGTGGGGGGCTATCCGGCAGCAAGAACTGGGCAAGTGGTGCACAGAGTACGTCCGGTGCTTATCGAGATCCCGAGGAACTCAATTGGCCAATTTATTCGCTCCCCTTCATCTTGGAGGCAGAATTGAACGTAGAGATGTAAGTTTTCTGAACTAGTCTTGTTAGCACGGCGACTCCAAAGCATAGTACTCGTCCCTGTCTTTTGTCTGTCACTTGTAGCGTAATGTTGGCTTCAAGGGCCCCAACGGTAGTGAAGGGATTCTCCGCCTGAATAAGCACTTTTTCAGTCGAGTagagttgaaaaagtacTATAGCAAGCAAACactataataataacaagagcaacaagaagaatacACACCATGGCCAATCAGGTACGTTGAGTAGTTCCTATTTCCAAGCACCAAGCTGTTCTTTTATTAACACTCCCTTTCACCTCTTTCTTCCAGAACTCTGATCTCTATAAGCAAATCACTGCAGGCAGTGTAGCTGCTGTGTTCCAAACGACGATGACGTATCCCTTTGAGTACTTGAAGACCGGCTTACAGCTGCAGCCCAAGGGTACCGCTTTTGAGATCATCTTGCCCCAGATTAAGTCGTATTTCGTGGGTATTTCCGCTTTGAACCTGGCCGCATTTGGTAAGACTATTGTGAGGTTCATTACGTTTGACAAGTTATGTCAATCTTTGAATAACAACACCGAAAATAATGACAACTTCCAAAGATTGACGGGTCCCAACCTGCTGGTTGCCGGTACATTAACCGGTATAGTGGAGAGTCTGTTTATCATCCCCTTTGAAAACATAAAGACCACCATGATTCAGTCAGCAATGGTCGATCCTAAAACATTGGAGAAGGCCCACCCTCAAGCTAGTGGGAAGCCCACTTTCCATAAACCGACCACCAAGGCCGCCTCTGTGACTCGTATCGAAAAACTTTTGCCTACAGTCAAACACATGTATCACACAAGAGGCCTTTCGGCATTTGTCCAGGGAACAACCCCTACCTTATTTAGGCAGATAGCAAACACTTCCATCCAGTTTACTGCGTACACAGCGTTCAAACGGCTGTTGCAAGGAAGAAACGATAAGTCGTCGTCAGTAATCACAGGACTAGCCACATCCTTTACGCTTGTGGCAATGACTCAACCCATTGACGTCGTAAAGACAAGGATGATGAGCCAAAATGCTAAAACCGAATATAGAAATACACTCAACTGTATGTATAGAATATTTGTCCAAGAAGGTATGGCCACATTCTGGAAAGGTTCCATTTTTAGATTCATGAAAGTTGGTATTTCTGGTGGGTTAACGTTTGCTGTTTACGAACAGGTCAGTTTGTTAATGGGCTTCTCCTCCAGGTCGTGATGCCATGTATGGACTTCACCTCTTCTTTGTACATATATTCCCTACTATATATCTATTTCCTAAGtgtattctttctttatgcTCAACCCCCTTCAGAATAAGTAAGTTTCGATCTTTGATTGGTGTTCCAAGGGAAGCAATTCATGCGCGAGCTCGAACATATCGTCAACGTTTTGAATAATACCCATGTCGATAAATGAATCCACAAGATCTTGCTTTTGCAATGACCCCAGTTTCTGATTTAAAAAGTCCATTATGTGCAAAGACTCTTCCTGTATGGCGGACCATGATTGGTTGGGTAatattatttcattttcgtttaAAAATTGTCTTGTTAAATGCTTTAAGTCCCTTATTTCTAACGGTTTCACCGTAGCATGTCTTATTGTAGGAACATGCAAACGCGTGGGATCATGTACCGGATTGTCTGCGTCCTCGTTATTTGTATCCTTGAACGCAccgtcttcttcctcttcctcttcctcttcttcctcttcctcttcttcctcctccccttcttcttcttctctatTCATTGAAGATGGATCGGGCAATGGTTCAGACAGTCCTTCATCTTGTTCTGTTATAGGGATCGACTTCTGACCATGCATCGACAGTTCATCTGTGCGATCCCTCCCAAAGCCAGGTGGCGTCTCCAAAACATTCATAGAGATACTTTTACCATCTCGTGAGGGAGTTGTTTGGAACTcgttctcttcttctgccaTTAGAGCATCTTGTATAATGATCGGATCAATCTTCCTGCTTTTAATGCCTTTATCTCTTTCTTGTAGTTGTGCAAACACAGTTTGTGATAACGAAGTGTAGCCTGCATGCGTGTCATAATCATTGTTGCTATCTGTGGTCTTCCCACTACTACTCTGGAGGAAATTGTCATCCTCTATTCGGTTTTCCTCGTACGTTAATTCATCTATCAGGTTACGAGCTCGATTCTCGTTTGCATTTGTATCGTTATCTTGCGATTCGCGTGCTAGAGCTTGGCTCAAATCTTGCAAGAAACTTCGTACTTCTTTGGGGTCTTTGTTGAGAATATCATGGGACTTGACAGAGGTGGATATGAGTTTCCTATAGCCTGGTGTACTTCTGATCAGTATCTCATCCTTGAGACGTTGTTCTTCAAGCGCTCTTTCTCGAAAAGGCGTTCTGATCTCTGAGACTTCCGCGTCTTCTTTATCACTGGTGGCCTTCCTTGGGGTACTCATTACTCTTTTGCTGTTGGGCTACTAATCGCCATGTTTATCATCATAGTACGCGAACTTTTATGATCCTACTTAAAATACgtagataaaaaaaataagggCAAAAGAgtaatcttttcaatgagCAAGTTTCAGTGAGAAGTCGATTACACCGGTACCTTGATGAATACTGCTGGTGCTGTAAATGTCAATGTCGTCACACAAATACTCTTCGAGGTTGTCCAATTTCAAGCCACCGCTACATTCCAAGAGAAAATGTCTTTTACCATCCCATTTGCCCTTCAAACTCTGAGCACACTTCTTCAAACCATCACCTTCGAAGTTGTCTAACATGATGACATCCGCGCCAGCCTCAATGGCTTCCATGGCTTCCTCTTCACTCAAACATTCGACTTCAATCTTCACGGCAAACCCGCACACAGACCTAGCATTCTTAACAGCCTTTGTTATRGAACCGGTAGCCCAAATGTGATTGTCTTTGAGCATTACCATAGAGGAAAGGTCGTACCTGTGGGTGTCACATCCACCTACGAGCATTGAATACTTTTCTAACCGACGTAACCCAGGTGTAGTCTTTCTTGTTCCCGCAATGGTACCCTTGTAACCTGTAGAACGTGCCAAGCAAATAATCCTGTGCGAAGCGGTGGCAATCCCACTACATCTACTAAGGATGTTTAAGGCAGTCCTTTCCGCTAGCAAGATGTTTTTAGCGGGTCCAATAATTTTGGCTACGACTAGCTTGCCAGAGTCATTCTTCGAAGGTTCCAAGATGCAACCTTCCTTGAAAAACCATTCAACTTGCACTTGACATTGGTCAAAGACCTCTTGGGCAAAGGGAACCCCGCACAGCATACCATCTTGCTTACAGTATAGATTGGCCTCCTTCGAATCGGAACCTACAACGTAACcaccaaaatcaaaagaggGCACGTCTTCACTAAGCCAATTGGTGACATCTTGTCTCCATGCTCCGTTAACAGGTAATAAGTGTTCGTATACAGGCATTTTTcgatatattcttttcgGCTCttgttctcttcttggtttGCAAGTTGTGTCTATAATTTCGATTTTATGTCCTATATATCAGAAAACTGCGGTAGGAGTCATACAAAATAAGAACTGTCCAATCAGCCGGCGTCACTAAATTTAAATAGAGTAGAGTGTTACATTACATGGTTGTTAAACAAGTGTGTACAGCTTTGCACAGTCGAATATTGTCTTGTGGAGAGTTTGCTTCTACGTATGTGGCTCCGTGCTACTGTGACACATGTGACAGCATATTCTTAAAACGCATAAACACAGACAGGGGGGGATATCTTTACAGCCCCAGAGTTCACACAGTGGAAATTATAGTCACGGCAGATGATGGCGTAGACTTTAATGTATTTATCAAGACGAAACGCAAGCTTGTAATTATCTAATATAGGGCACTTATTGTCGCTATTCCAGAGCTGTCATAGGCGTATTTTCCACCGTTTgtcaatgaaaaaaacagttCAAGTTGATGAATAACGTATTCCAAATATTTCCGGATTACTAGATGCAAGCTTCCGAGACGGAGTAAGCTTGTAGTGTAAGGACAGTTGAAGCCCATTCGAAGCTGccttttgaaataaaaaaattacttAGCAGAGcagtaaataaataagtcAATCGCCCAGTATGGTTAAGATACTCTGCCGATACCTGCCCGAGTGATGTAGGTATACCCACTAACGAAATGGACATTCGCTTTTCAATTGTTACTATTGCTATTatcgttattattattattaataataatattattctttttttctctactggaaatatcaaagaaaaagcgaTAATTTGCAGTTAAACTAGCTAGGAAATCctaaataaaaaagcaaaagcCAGGTCTAGTCAGCAGGGCGATCATTTCAGTCGTAGGCTTTCGTGCTAGTTTATATGTGTAGTGAAACACAAGATTCTTATTTAAGCTACTATCATGAGTTACAAGGCGAATCAGCCATCTCCTGGGGAGATGCCTAAAAGGTCACCGTCCATCCTGGTGACGGATGCAAGATCATCCAAGAATAGAATAAGTGCACCGTTTGCTGGCCATGCTGCCGGAAGCAGAAAGAGTATGGAAAACAAGAACGTGGAGAGATCGCAGGGCATTCGCTCTTCCAATGTAGGGCCTTCGCCAATGATGAAACCCGCACATTCAAGAAGGCGATCCTCTGGTAGATTTAGCGATATTTCTATAGACAATATTCTTTCTGACAATTCAGAAATTCCCTCCGCCAGAAGGGAGGAACGACTCTCCAGCTCGTCAAGTGATAGACCTCGATACTACGAACGTCTAAATTCACGCAGAAAAATGATCAATCCCTTACCTCCAAGAACATCTAAGACATCGCAAAAATTAGTACTGATAcccgaagaagatgatttaAACCAATTTCGAAACACGCCGCACAATGCTTTGGACAGACAAAGACCGAAGGTGGGTTCTATGAAGTCTAGCTCTCATGACCGATTGCCCCGTCATTTGAGAGAGAAACCCATGGCAAGAATCACGGCGTATAACGTCGCTGACGGATTTAATCTGAACCTGCTGTACAGATTTTTGGAGGAGACTCATGAAGTTTCACCAAGATTATATGACGAATGTCTGTACGTCGCGTACACTTTGCCGTTATTGCCAGGTAAAGGCGGGTTCAGGATAAAATCGAACATATCCAAGAAAACAGTCGGCGGTAAGACATTGATCGATAATTTGATAGATACTAGTGAACAAAGAGATCATCATTATGAATATTACTCAGGAGTCGAAACTGTAGAAGACGCAAATAATAATTACGAATTAGAAACCAATGGGGGAAACAATAGTACGAGCCAAGATACTGTTACTGTCCCGGATCATTTACCCAATCCAGTGGGTCAACAGGATTCTTTCAATCCTATGGAACCACAGTTCTTTGCAGAAGAAACCCCCTTGGAATTAGAGAAACGAGAAAGAATCGAAAGAATGAATAtgttaaagaaagaagagaacGATGCTGACGATAACGGTAACAGTAACAGCattaatgatgacgatgatgacacTGAAAATTATGTGCTCGAAGGCACCGATCAATATTTGAAGTCTTCTCGCTCACCACCATCATCCGCATCATCAGCATACACCCCATCGCCTCCATCTTCAGCACGTAGGGATTCTAATCGTGGCTATGAAATGCAGAAAGATAACGAACATGAGGGCAATGATAGACACGCagaaatttttatctttcATTATGGTGTAATTGTGTTTTGGAATTTCACTGAAatacaagagaaaaatatacTTGGCGACATAACGTTTGCAGATTACAAAAACTTGATGATTCGGCCATTAGACGAACAAGATATCGAAACCGAACAATTCCACTTCGAATATGACAGAGATACCGAGAGGCCGCGAATCTTTAACGATATTGTCACATTGCGTTCAGGGGACCATATCATCGAATTGACACTATCACATGCCATTGCACAATCCTCCAAATTATCAAGATTTGAATCCAGAATTTCGCCAATTCTAATATCTGTCACGAAGCTACCCAAGAGGCTGGCACTATACGGTACTCTCGGATTAAAGCGAGAACAATTGCTGAAAAAGTCAGGGAAGCTATTCAAACTAAGAGTGGATGTAAACCTTTCATCCACTATATTGGATACGCCcgaatttttttggtcatTTGAACCAAGCTTGCATCCACTGTACGTGGCCATGAGAGAATATTTGGAGATTGATCAAAGAGTACAAGTTCTGAATGATCGTTGCAAGGTCTTTTTGGAATTCTTTGACATCTGTGTTGACTCCGTCGCAGAAAGAAACATGGCACGTGTTACATGGTGGTTCATTCTGGTCATTTTATTCGGAGTTATATTTTCGCTAGCAGAGATCTTCGTTCGCTATATAATTATACATCGTCATTCCACTAAATAGATATTCATACGCACGGGCAGATGGCACTCAACAAACCTCTAAATATAGTTAACTGTCAAGGAATCAAACACAACTCGTTTTACTATTGGTACGTTTTTCGGTCACGTGTCAAAAAAACGTTTGTTTGATTGGCTCCCCTCTAGATACAATTAAAAGTATCATAATATGATTAGAGACCTAAATATTGAAACGTTCCCTTCGTGGCTACAAAAgagggaagaaaaagatagaGAAGACCAGACTTTTGAGCAGATTGCGTTGTTTCAGTAATCCTTGAAGTTTTCCCACCTTTAGACGCATTGAATTCTTTAAAGCAAACCATTAAGGAGTATTTCCCCAGGTTTTTAACCGATAGTAAAAGCACGATAAAAgtacaagaaaagaagaagatgattgCTACACCTATTAGATTAGCTAAGAGTGCGTATGAGCCAATGATCAGGTTCGTCGGTGCAAGACACCCTGCAGTGAAACACGCACCCGAGATCATTGTTCATCCATGTGCTACCAATGGTATGTTACCTGGTAGTAAAGACTGTATTTCAGTGAGTAAATTCATGGAAAACTATAAACCTTTCCGTGTGGTGCCAGTAAACCGGAGTGTCAGCGCTAGTCCCAGCGCTGCAAAGACCTCCGCGTTCGTAAACAGAGCATTGGGTAAAGATGAGCTTGCATCCATTTTCGAATTACCTGCCAGGTTCCAGTTCAAGCCCA includes these proteins:
- the RMD8 gene encoding Rmd8p, producing MSYKANQPSPGEMPKRSPSILVTDARSSKNRISAPFAGHAAGSRKSMENKNVERSQGIRSSNVGPSPMMKPAHSRRRSSGRFSDISIDNILSDNSEIPSARREERLSSSSSDRPRYYERLNSRRKMINPLPPRTSKTSQKLVLIPEEDDLNQFRNTPHNALDRQRPKVGSMKSSSHDRLPRHLREKPMARITAYNVADGFNLNLLYRFLEETHEVSPRLYDECLYVAYTLPLLPGKGGFRIKSNISKKTVGGKTLIDNLIDTSEQRDHHYEYYSGVETVEDANNNYELETNGGNNSTSQDTVTVPDHLPNPVGQQDSFNPMEPQFFAEETPLELEKRERIERMNMLKKEENDADDNGNSNSINDDDDDTENYVLEGTDQYLKSSRSPPSSASSAYTPSPPSSARRDSNRGYEMQKDNEHEGNDRHAEIFIFHYGVIVFWNFTEIQEKNILGDITFADYKNLMIRPLDEQDIETEQFHFEYDRDTERPRIFNDIVTLRSGDHIIELTLSHAIAQSSKLSRFESRISPILISVTKLPKRLALYGTLGLKREQLLKKSGKLFKLRVDVNLSSTILDTPEFFWSFEPSLHPLYVAMREYLEIDQRVQVLNDRCKVFLEFFDICVDSVAERNMARVTWWFILVILFGVIFSLAEIFVRYIIIHRHSTK
- the MRX20 gene encoding Mrx20p, whose amino-acid sequence is MTYPFEYLKTGLQLQPKGTAFEIILPQIKSYFVGISALNLAAFGKTIVRFITFDKLCQSLNNNTENNDNFQRLTGPNLLVAGTLTGIVESLFIIPFENIKTTMIQSAMVDPKTLEKAHPQASGKPTFHKPTTKAASVTRIEKLLPTVKHMYHTRGLSAFVQGTTPTLFRQIANTSIQFTAYTAFKRLLQGRNDKSSSVITGLATSFTLVAMTQPIDVVKTRMMSQNAKTEYRNTLNCMYRIFVQEGMATFWKGSIFRFMKVGISGGLTFAVYEQVSLLMGFSSRS
- the CNN1 gene encoding centromere-binding protein CNN1, with translation MSTPRKATSDKEDAEVSEIRTPFRERALEEQRLKDEILIRSTPGYRKLISTSVKSHDILNKDPKEVRSFLQDLSQALARESQDNDTNANENRARNLIDELTYEENRIEDDNFLQSSSGKTTDSNNDYDTHAGYTSLSQTVFAQLQERDKGIKSRKIDPIIIQDALMAEEENEFQTTPSRDGKSISMNVLETPPGFGRDRTDELSMHGQKSIPITEQDEGLSEPLPDPSSMNREEEEGEEEEEEEEEEEEEEEEDGAFKDTNNEDADNPVHDPTRLHVPTIRHATVKPLEIRDLKHLTRQFLNENEIILPNQSWSAIQEESLHIMDFLNQKLGSLQKQDLVDSFIDMGIIQNVDDMFELAHELLPLEHQSKIETYLF
- the KGD4 gene encoding alpha-ketoglutarate dehydrogenase subunit KGD4, whose translation is MIATPIRLAKSAYEPMIRFVGARHPAVKHAPEIIVHPCATNGMLPGSKDCISVSKFMENYKPFRVVPVNRSVSASPSAAKTSAFVNRALGKDELASIFELPARFQFKPIGEKELETINSGGAW
- the BNA6 gene encoding nicotinate-nucleotide diphosphorylase (carboxylating), coding for MPVYEHLLPVNGAWRQDVTNWLSEDVPSFDFGGYVVGSDSKEANLYCKQDGMLCGVPFAQEVFDQCQVQVEWFFKEGCILEPSKNDSGKLVVAKIIGPAKNILLAERTALNILSRCSGIATASHRIICLARSTGYKGTIAGTRKTTPGLRRLEKYSMLVGGCDTHRYDLSSMVMLKDNHIWATGSITKAVKNARSVCGFAVKIEVECLSEEEAMEAIEAGADVIMLDNFEGDGLKKCAQSLKGKWDGKRHFLLECSGGLKLDNLEEYLCDDIDIYSTSSIHQGTGVIDFSLKLAH
- the IRC6 gene encoding Irc6p yields the protein MDDYQYPQNKILVLSHDSHIFSQTQLLKDLFHYNTTSATIVKSQTWENKYYKTSFDLYIDSFASLPEWMKDFVTPECEPLRNVMAGIILLTDNKLINPQEFLQPLLGVLHPNTFIVVVNINEEVEQDEIDGLNEAWNNGFTNVIEFINWTKSRATIGHNEYGERLGLDRVHEIIDTHDWLNCELQPIATRVEEXAYDMPLEQLITNLQSARLRYKSMGNNDEADVFANEMANELSKYL
- the DUG1 gene encoding metallodipeptidase; its protein translation is MHLFHPSWQTNILCICLPKSLIFVAQNGLGNNVSKKKLQYNSDPFFLSVNHFVYCPNYPRASSTSMSHSLTSVFQKIDALKPQFFNRLTKAIQIPAVSSDESLRPKLFEKAKFISEQLSQSGFYDIKLVDLGIQPPPIATPNLSLPPVILSRFGNDPAKKTVLVYGHYDVQPAQLDDGWDTEPFKLIIDEANGIMKGRGITDDTGPLLSWINVVEAFSASGKEFPVNLVTCFEGMEESGSLKLDELIEKEATGYFKGVDAVCISDNYWLGTKKPVLTYGLRGCNYYQTIIEGPGADLHSGIFGGVVAEPMIDLMRVLGSLVDSKGKILVDGIDEMVAPLTEKEKALYKDIEFSVEELNAATGSKTSLYEKKEDILMHRWRYPSLSIHGVEGAFSAQGAKTVIPAKVFGKFSIRTVPDMDSERLTSLVQKHCDAKFKSLGSPNKCRTELIHDGAYWVSDPFNAQFTAAKKATKLVYGVDPDFTREGGSIPITLTFEKALKTSVLLLPMGRGDDGAHSINEKLDISNFIGGMKTMAAYLQYYAESPEN